A window from Variovorax sp. PBL-E5 encodes these proteins:
- a CDS encoding thiol:disulfide interchange protein DsbA/DsbL encodes MKRRDFSLAAASLGLLPLATPALAQNRPPKAGTDYIVLGKPAPVDSPPGKVEVVEFFSYNCPHCAAFEPQLEAWLKHLPPQAAFRRIPVPFVGNDTETKQRLYYTLEAMGKVDDYQLKLFQAIHQERQNLFGDAAILAWSEKQPGLDAKKFADLFKSFSIVGKAKRATQLTGDYQVAGVPALGVAGRWYIDGDTAGSLEKMLQVTEALIGEARKG; translated from the coding sequence ATGAAACGTCGTGACTTTTCGCTGGCCGCTGCCTCGCTCGGTCTTTTGCCGCTGGCCACACCTGCGCTGGCGCAGAACCGGCCGCCCAAGGCCGGCACCGACTACATCGTGCTCGGCAAGCCCGCGCCCGTCGACTCGCCCCCGGGCAAGGTCGAGGTGGTCGAGTTCTTCTCGTACAACTGCCCGCATTGCGCGGCCTTCGAGCCCCAGCTCGAAGCCTGGCTCAAGCACCTGCCGCCGCAAGCCGCCTTCAGGCGCATCCCGGTGCCCTTCGTCGGCAACGACACCGAAACCAAGCAGCGCCTCTACTACACGCTGGAGGCGATGGGCAAGGTGGACGACTACCAGCTCAAGCTGTTCCAGGCCATCCACCAGGAGCGCCAGAACCTGTTCGGCGACGCCGCGATCCTGGCCTGGTCCGAAAAGCAGCCGGGCCTCGATGCCAAGAAGTTCGCCGATCTGTTCAAGTCCTTCTCGATCGTCGGCAAGGCCAAGCGTGCGACGCAGCTCACGGGCGACTACCAGGTTGCCGGCGTGCCGGCCCTGGGCGTGGCCGGACGCTGGTACATCGACGGCGACACTGCCGGCTCGCTGGAAAAGATGCTGCAGGTCACGGAAGCCCTGATCGGCGAAGCCCGAAAGGGCTGA